A stretch of Chloracidobacterium validum DNA encodes these proteins:
- a CDS encoding PAS domain-containing sensor histidine kinase, with the protein MSHPRPSSIATIGSAPVLERLTKVLRGAGFLVGPLPAQSPTWWATTDAVLLDAQSPSCNPTLDWWKVARERHIPVLVYAESLVDRRLAGWLEAGVWDCFDEQTPVALVVHRVQQAIQSSKRSSAVGLRLAFVAGLAASSPARLAVMERLEGRFVFRVINRTFAADFGRLPEQLTDIPLDELGLSEGQMADLSVWQRWCSEALRLGRGVSFVHQSLRSARWFSATFEPLRQYGVAADAVSIYVEDISDQQAAKLRSVESEERFYRVFQVIPVATSIQTIPDGRYLDVNAAFTKLFGYTRTECIGRTALELGLWAKTEQREQYYQQLDAQGQVIDFEGSYRARDGRVGQAVLSAVTLVIGDVPCQLALIQDVTEAKQLTERLRQREEWFYAILNAALDGIVVEDDQRIVYANQAVARLYGVESPELLVGQDFSVMCAPHEEGRLRSYTQRRMRGEPAPPTYEFTAQRVDGTTFELENSVSEFFSGGKKYLIAVMRDVEERKRLQATLQQAQKMEAVGRLAGGVAHDFNNLLNSILGFSKLAKRKLESVPDPTLDEYFDAIETAAERAAHLVSKLLAFGRQKEASRQPIDLTTVVQDSLYLVQGLLPPNIKVKTTLATDLPAFEGDPDQVQQIIINLCLNARDAMPDGGTITLGTRSETFPIKQGGRTLSGQLGGRCVCLTVDDTGVGMDDLTRQHIFDPFFTTKDLGDGAGLGLSVVHGIVTAHGGTIVAESAPGQGTRFEVRFPALRVNATGEYPSFESPYPTPGNGLSVLKRSPSASDLILVVEDDTMIAQLFTEILHESGHDVVVATDGQQGVKLFAEKPDAFKLVILDAMLPQLDGLGCLQAIRQYKPDMPVLVASGYGEEAAAGELSAQATVFLQKPFTPEVLVAAVGRALGRSAMS; encoded by the coding sequence TTGTCACATCCTCGCCCAAGTTCTATCGCCACGATTGGTTCGGCGCCAGTCCTGGAGCGTCTCACCAAGGTTTTACGCGGCGCCGGCTTTCTGGTCGGCCCACTTCCAGCCCAGTCGCCAACTTGGTGGGCGACCACAGACGCCGTTCTTCTGGATGCTCAATCCCCGTCCTGCAATCCTACGCTGGATTGGTGGAAGGTGGCCCGCGAACGTCACATCCCCGTCCTCGTGTATGCTGAAAGTCTCGTGGATCGCCGTCTGGCAGGTTGGCTCGAGGCTGGTGTCTGGGATTGCTTCGATGAGCAGACACCTGTGGCGCTCGTCGTCCATCGTGTCCAGCAGGCCATCCAATCCAGCAAACGGTCATCTGCTGTTGGCTTGCGGTTAGCCTTTGTCGCCGGGCTTGCGGCGTCCTCGCCAGCGCGCCTGGCCGTGATGGAACGTTTGGAAGGACGGTTCGTCTTCCGAGTCATCAACCGTACCTTTGCGGCCGATTTTGGTCGGCTGCCGGAGCAGTTGACGGACATTCCACTTGACGAGCTTGGATTGTCCGAAGGGCAGATGGCTGACCTCTCGGTTTGGCAGCGGTGGTGCAGCGAGGCGCTCCGGCTGGGGCGCGGCGTATCCTTTGTTCATCAGTCGCTACGTTCCGCGCGGTGGTTCTCAGCGACGTTTGAGCCACTGCGGCAGTACGGGGTCGCGGCAGACGCGGTGTCTATCTACGTCGAAGACATCAGTGACCAGCAAGCGGCCAAGCTCCGCTCGGTCGAGAGCGAAGAGCGGTTCTATCGGGTTTTTCAAGTCATTCCGGTTGCCACTTCGATTCAGACGATACCCGATGGTCGTTACCTGGATGTCAATGCCGCCTTTACCAAGTTATTCGGATACACCCGCACGGAATGCATCGGTCGCACGGCGCTCGAGTTAGGACTATGGGCAAAGACAGAGCAGCGCGAGCAGTATTACCAACAACTCGACGCGCAAGGGCAGGTCATTGACTTTGAAGGCAGCTATCGAGCACGCGACGGCCGGGTCGGGCAGGCTGTCCTGTCAGCCGTGACGCTGGTGATTGGCGATGTGCCGTGCCAATTGGCACTCATTCAGGATGTGACTGAGGCAAAGCAACTTACTGAGCGCCTACGCCAGCGTGAGGAATGGTTCTATGCCATCCTCAATGCGGCTCTGGACGGTATTGTGGTTGAAGATGATCAACGGATTGTCTATGCCAACCAGGCGGTTGCGCGGCTGTATGGCGTCGAGAGCCCCGAGCTACTGGTCGGGCAGGATTTTTCGGTCATGTGCGCGCCTCATGAAGAAGGCCGGTTGCGCAGCTATACCCAGCGTCGGATGCGTGGCGAGCCAGCGCCGCCAACCTATGAGTTTACGGCCCAGCGCGTGGATGGAACGACATTTGAACTGGAAAATTCCGTCTCTGAGTTTTTTTCAGGCGGCAAAAAATATCTGATCGCCGTCATGCGCGATGTGGAAGAACGCAAGCGCCTCCAGGCGACGCTCCAGCAGGCGCAAAAAATGGAAGCGGTGGGACGCCTGGCAGGTGGGGTCGCCCATGACTTCAACAACTTGCTCAACAGCATTCTCGGTTTCTCAAAGCTGGCCAAGCGCAAGCTGGAGTCAGTCCCCGACCCGACGCTGGATGAATACTTCGATGCCATCGAAACAGCCGCCGAACGTGCTGCCCACCTCGTATCCAAACTGTTGGCGTTTGGCCGGCAGAAAGAAGCCTCGCGCCAACCCATTGATCTAACCACCGTGGTACAGGACAGCTTGTACCTCGTGCAGGGACTGCTCCCACCAAACATCAAAGTCAAAACCACTTTGGCAACCGACCTCCCAGCTTTCGAGGGCGATCCCGATCAGGTTCAGCAAATCATCATCAACCTGTGCCTCAATGCGCGGGATGCAATGCCGGACGGCGGCACGATCACGCTCGGCACGCGGTCTGAGACCTTCCCAATCAAACAAGGGGGACGAACTCTGAGCGGACAGCTCGGCGGACGCTGTGTCTGCCTCACCGTGGACGACACTGGCGTTGGCATGGATGATCTGACGCGCCAGCACATTTTTGATCCATTCTTCACAACCAAAGATTTGGGTGATGGTGCGGGACTTGGCTTATCGGTCGTGCACGGCATTGTCACGGCCCACGGCGGAACGATTGTGGCTGAGAGCGCGCCTGGGCAGGGAACGCGCTTCGAGGTTCGCTTCCCGGCGCTGCGGGTGAACGCGACCGGTGAGTATCCCTCGTTTGAAAGCCCCTACCCCACGCCAGGCAACGGTTTGAGCGTGCTCAAGCGTTCACCGTCGGCTTCCGACCTCATTCTGGTAGTTGAAGATGACACGATGATCGCCCAACTGTTTACCGAAATCCTGCATGAGTCCGGCCACGATGTCGTCGTGGCGACGGATGGACAGCAGGGCGTCAAGCTGTTTGCCGAGAAACCAGATGCCTTCAAACTGGTCATTCTGGATGCCATGCTGCCTCAGCTCGATGGCCTTGGATGTTTGCAAGCCATCCGTCAATACAAACCAGATATGCCGGTGCTTGTGGCCAGTGGTTACGGTGAAGAAGCCGCCGCCGGAGAGCTATCCGCGCAGGCGACCGTGTTTCTCCAAAAGCCCTTCACGCCGGAAGTCCTGGTGGCGGCGGTCGGTCGGGCGCTGGGTCGGTCGGCAATGTCCTGA
- the kdsB gene encoding 3-deoxy-manno-octulosonate cytidylyltransferase — MPSVIAVIPARYGATRLPGKPLIDLGGQPMIQRVHARVRQTPAIERIIVATDDQRIAAAVAAFGGEARMTRADHASGTDRVAEVAATLDADIIVNVQGDEPLIAPETITAALRLLQTDSSAAIATTCEALDPAEAENPNVVKVVCDAAGYALYFSRSPIPYPRRPDAARSLWRKHTGLYAYRREALLRFTQLPPAPLELAEGLEQLRALTHGMRIRVAETAHPSPGVDTPEDAERIRRQLAGLSVAEPPDFEAWR; from the coding sequence ATGCCATCCGTCATTGCGGTCATTCCGGCCCGGTACGGCGCCACCCGCTTGCCGGGCAAGCCACTGATTGACTTGGGTGGCCAGCCGATGATTCAGCGCGTCCATGCGCGAGTGCGACAAACGCCGGCTATCGAACGGATCATTGTCGCCACGGACGACCAACGTATCGCGGCGGCTGTCGCGGCCTTCGGCGGAGAAGCGCGGATGACGCGGGCCGACCACGCGAGCGGCACGGATCGCGTCGCCGAAGTCGCCGCGACGCTCGACGCCGACATCATCGTGAACGTCCAGGGCGATGAACCGCTCATTGCGCCAGAAACCATTACGGCGGCGCTCAGGCTGCTCCAGACGGATTCGAGCGCCGCAATCGCCACGACCTGCGAAGCCCTCGATCCGGCCGAAGCGGAGAACCCAAACGTTGTCAAGGTGGTCTGCGACGCAGCCGGCTATGCGCTGTATTTTTCGCGGTCGCCGATTCCGTATCCCCGCCGGCCCGACGCGGCTCGGTCGCTGTGGCGAAAGCACACCGGGCTGTATGCTTACCGGCGTGAGGCCCTGCTCCGCTTCACCCAACTTCCGCCGGCGCCACTCGAACTGGCCGAAGGGTTGGAGCAACTGCGCGCGCTGACCCATGGGATGCGCATTCGCGTCGCCGAAACGGCGCACCCATCGCCCGGCGTGGACACGCCTGAGGATGCGGAGCGCATCCGCCGCCAGCTAGCCGGGTTGTCGGTCGCTGAGCCGCCAGACTTTGAGGCGTGGCGTTAG
- a CDS encoding branched-chain amino acid ABC transporter permease, translating to METLIQQLINGLALGGIYALIALGYTMVYGVLRLINFAHGDVYMLGTFAGYYVALRFGFSEANPSFIRAAGLLLAAMATCAVVGLAIERLAYRPVRRASRLTALITAIGVSLFLENLGQIVFGANPKFFPQVLPARQFQVYGAATVTTPDLMILGASLLLTIGLHQLVHRSAFGRAMRAVAHDLDTAKLMGIDTDRIIALTFALGSALAAAAGVLVALRYPKFDPLIGVTTGLKAFIAAVLGGIGNVTGAVLGGIIIGLAETLATGYLPAALNPYKDAVAFAILVTVLLARPTGILGTTAPEKV from the coding sequence ATGGAAACCCTGATCCAACAACTCATCAATGGTCTGGCGCTAGGCGGCATCTATGCGCTCATTGCGCTCGGCTACACGATGGTCTATGGCGTGTTGCGCCTGATCAACTTTGCCCATGGCGACGTGTACATGCTGGGCACGTTTGCTGGTTATTACGTGGCGTTGCGGTTCGGCTTTTCAGAGGCGAATCCATCGTTCATTCGGGCGGCAGGGCTTTTGCTGGCCGCCATGGCGACCTGCGCCGTCGTCGGACTGGCCATCGAGCGGCTGGCTTATCGTCCCGTCCGCCGCGCTTCGCGTTTGACCGCCCTCATCACCGCGATTGGGGTTTCGCTTTTTCTGGAAAACCTGGGCCAGATCGTCTTCGGGGCCAATCCCAAGTTTTTTCCCCAGGTGCTTCCGGCGCGACAGTTCCAGGTTTATGGCGCAGCCACCGTCACCACGCCTGATCTCATGATTCTGGGCGCGTCTCTCCTGCTCACCATCGGGCTTCACCAGCTCGTCCACCGGAGCGCCTTTGGCCGCGCCATGCGCGCCGTGGCGCATGACCTGGACACGGCCAAGCTCATGGGCATTGACACCGACCGGATCATTGCGTTGACCTTTGCCTTGGGGTCGGCCCTGGCCGCGGCGGCTGGTGTTCTGGTCGCGCTGCGCTACCCGAAATTCGATCCCTTGATTGGCGTCACGACCGGTCTCAAGGCGTTCATTGCGGCCGTTTTGGGTGGGATTGGCAATGTCACGGGAGCCGTTCTGGGAGGCATCATCATCGGGTTGGCCGAAACCCTGGCGACAGGCTACCTGCCGGCGGCGCTCAACCCCTACAAGGATGCCGTCGCGTTTGCCATTCTGGTCACGGTGTTGCTGGCGCGTCCGACGGGCATCCTCGGAACGACGGCGCCGGAAAAGGTTTAG
- a CDS encoding protein adenylyltransferase SelO — protein sequence MFQTGESLQYTVRPASVKRTLVTCPPYAEELPIVACTLETLVFENTYVTLPEDYYCRVSPTPLRGARLVAFNAAAGDLLDLDPSEAERPDFVSYFNGEKQLPRAEPIATLYAGHQFGVYVPQLGDGRALLLGEVRNARGEKWDVQLKGSGRTPYSRMGDGRAVLRSTIREYLCSEAMHGLGVPTTRALCVIGSDEPVYRETIERGALLVRLAPTHVRFGSFEVFFYRRRPADVERLASYVIGQHFTDLQALDRDAQLAAFLQEVTARTARLVAQWQALGFAHGVLNTDNMSILGLTLDYGPFGFLDDYDPQFICNHSDVTGRYAFDQQPGIALWNLRCLAQTFAPLLPRERLMAVLETFRELFFDEYERLMFAKLGLAHPAAEDTELLADWLELLARNRADYTIAFRRLSETVPEAPEHPANARLQDAFVDRDAVAAWLARYGARLAKDGLPTAERQARMRQVNPKYILRNYLAQVAIERAQDGDFTEIERLLAVLRRPYDEQPEWARYAEPPPAWGKRLEVSCSS from the coding sequence TTGTTTCAGACCGGTGAATCGCTTCAATACACGGTGCGCCCGGCAAGCGTCAAACGAACGCTCGTGACCTGCCCACCCTACGCTGAGGAGTTGCCCATCGTGGCCTGCACGCTTGAAACACTGGTTTTTGAAAACACGTACGTGACGCTACCGGAAGACTACTACTGCCGCGTCAGTCCGACGCCATTGCGCGGCGCGCGCCTGGTTGCGTTCAACGCCGCCGCCGGCGACCTGCTCGACCTCGACCCAAGCGAGGCCGAGCGTCCCGACTTCGTCAGCTACTTCAACGGTGAAAAGCAGCTTCCCAGGGCTGAACCCATTGCCACACTCTATGCCGGACACCAGTTCGGCGTCTATGTGCCGCAGCTCGGCGACGGGCGCGCCCTACTGCTGGGCGAGGTCCGCAACGCCCGTGGCGAGAAGTGGGACGTGCAGCTCAAAGGCAGCGGCCGCACGCCCTATTCGCGCATGGGCGATGGCCGCGCCGTCCTCCGTTCCACCATTCGGGAATACCTGTGCAGCGAAGCCATGCATGGGCTTGGCGTCCCGACGACGCGCGCGCTGTGCGTTATCGGCAGCGACGAACCGGTGTACCGGGAAACCATCGAGCGCGGCGCGTTGCTGGTGCGCCTTGCGCCAACCCACGTGCGGTTTGGCTCATTCGAGGTATTTTTCTATCGCCGCCGCCCGGCCGATGTGGAACGGCTGGCCAGTTATGTCATAGGTCAACATTTCACCGACTTGCAGGCACTGGACCGAGACGCGCAGCTTGCCGCGTTTTTGCAGGAAGTGACGGCGCGGACGGCGCGGCTGGTTGCGCAGTGGCAGGCGCTAGGCTTCGCCCATGGGGTGCTCAATACCGACAACATGTCCATTCTGGGCCTGACGCTGGACTACGGCCCCTTTGGGTTTTTGGACGACTATGACCCGCAGTTCATTTGCAACCACTCGGATGTCACCGGCCGCTATGCCTTTGACCAGCAGCCGGGCATCGCCCTGTGGAATCTGCGCTGCCTGGCCCAGACGTTCGCGCCCTTGCTCCCCCGCGAGCGGTTGATGGCGGTGCTGGAGACCTTCCGCGAGCTGTTTTTCGACGAATATGAACGGCTCATGTTCGCCAAGCTGGGGCTGGCGCACCCCGCAGCCGAAGACACCGAACTGCTCGCCGACTGGCTGGAACTACTGGCGCGCAACCGCGCTGACTACACGATTGCGTTTCGGCGTTTGTCGGAAACCGTTCCCGAAGCGCCAGAGCATCCGGCCAATGCGCGCCTGCAAGACGCTTTCGTGGATCGGGACGCCGTGGCGGCCTGGCTGGCGCGGTATGGCGCGCGCCTGGCAAAGGACGGCCTGCCGACGGCCGAACGCCAGGCACGCATGCGGCAGGTCAATCCGAAGTACATTCTGCGCAACTACCTGGCGCAAGTCGCCATCGAGCGTGCGCAGGACGGGGACTTCACCGAAATCGAGCGGTTGCTGGCGGTTTTGCGTCGTCCATACGATGAGCAGCCCGAATGGGCGCGCTACGCCGAGCCGCCGCCGGCGTGGGGCAAGCGGCTCGAGGTCAGTTGTTCGTCTTGA